From Carassius carassius chromosome 15, fCarCar2.1, whole genome shotgun sequence:
ATCAAGTGGGCTAGGGTTACAATTTATtctggataaaataaaataaaatttaattgaggTTTGTAAATCATCTGaaagacaaataaataagttttccaatgatgtgtggtttgttagcaTAGGACaacatttggctgagatacaactatttgaaagtctggaatctgagggtgcaaaaaaaaaacgaaataccgtatttttcggactataagtcgcacctgagtataagtcgcatcagtccaaaaatacatcatgatgagggaaaaacataagtcgcactggactagaagtcgcatttatttagacccaagaaccaagagaaaacattaccgtctacagccgcgagagggcgctatatgctgcttagtgtaggctacaggagcactgagcagcatagagcgccctctggcagctgtagacggtcatgttttctcttggttaatttctcttggttcatgtcaaattaattttgataaataagtcgcacctgactataagtcgcaggaccagccaaactatgaaaaaaagtgcgacttatagtccgaaaaatacggtactgagaaaatcgccttttaagctgtccaaatgaagttcttagaaatgcatgTCACTAatcaaattaagttttgatatatttacagtaggaaatttacaaaatatattcatggaacatgatctttacttaatattctaatgattattAGCATAAACTAAAAATCGATCAtttgtgacccatacaatgtatttttggctattgctacaaatttaTCCGTGATACTTATGATTGGTCCggggtagggctgtgcaattaatcaaaatcgaaatcgcgatttgagacgtTGCGATTTGCTAAATCGCAAAAGCCTGTGATGTGGACGTGATATTACTCTGTTccagagcatatgcatgactgtCAGCCTTCAGTGACAGTCCTACTAACCAATAGAGTGAGTGCACCTCTGTTCTCCGTTACAACAAGGaaatttcagtaatggatttacaccaccgaaaaacccttgctgtaactctgctacaagatttatttacgaagaaaagttaaataaaacTTTTGGTGCACCCCGTTTTTCAAAAACAACGGGTATTTTCACCCTGAAGGGAGCTGATTGAGTCGGTTCTTTTCACATGACCTGGTGTGTTTGCTTCATTCTGAAAagatgagatgtttttaactagatgtggtgtagacgcgcctggaaaaaacaagcgcgtctcttccattatgagcgcgcataccgcatttgaaataacgaacttgagcacaaaaaagACGTGATGTGAACGCCCCCTTCttcggtcaaaatgtttactttcggttaaaGGTTAAACAGTCAATATGAGCATCTCTTACTGGCATATACAcgtaatataacatacaaaattcattttaagccacacaaagttaacatgttggtatttcttgctctgaaactgccataaaataagtttattgatctttgaaaaggtgtacatCCGTTaatatgccattatcattatattagttgaaactggtcttagaacgacgatattatcatttattgcgataatttcttggacaatttatagttcagcaaaatttgttatcgtgacaggccaTTATTCACTAAATGCTCAATGTGTATAATAAATTAAGTCAATTTATTCAGCTGTGTATAAAAGAACACACATGCAAGAATGTACATTGCATTAGAGACTGGAGAAGCATTCACAGGTTTTCATGAACTCACAGAAGTAAGGGTGGTCCATGGCCTCGCGGGCCGTCAGTCGGGCCTGGTGGTCATAACGTAGCAGCTTGTCCAGAAAATCCAGAGCCTCGGTACTGACCAGGTGCTGATTCTCACTGTGCACAAACCGTTCCCATCTCTTCCGGGAGTGTCTGGGTAAACAAGTGAAAAATGGTACAAACATGattacacacaaacagacacacacacacagaactatGGAGATCATTTAAAACAGAATACTACTTTTTATCAACTTGATAAAGAGTCTATGCTGATCAACACTGTATTAAAGTCATACCTGCCCAAAATGTCATTAAAGCGTGGGTCCAGCTCAATGTTATATTTGTCAATGTAATCATACAGGTCCTCAGTACCCAGAACCTTTGCAATCCGAACCAACTAGAAAGAAAAATAACATCAAAAACTAAATTCAAGAGACAAATAATAAAAGCAcccagcaatttttttttctacacagaAAATTTATGAATTCATCAATTGAATGACTGAACATCCCTGCTATAGGTTTATAATAAATAAGGCTGTTTGtgctaaatcaaaaataaatgtttgaccTGGTCATAGTTGTCATGTCCATGGAAAAATGGTTCCTTCCTGAAGATCATACTGGCCAGCATGCATCCAAGACTCCACATATCCAGACTGTAGTCATACATCTAGATAcagaccaaaatattttttacaactaagaaaaataaactgaaaatcatTAAATGTGAAACTTTAACGGGATGaaagaaaatttaatttaaattaattaaaattaatgttcaaGAAAATTAAAATCCTGAATTTTAGGACACTAACCTGATAGTCCACAAGTAGTTCAGGGCCTTTAAAATATCGGGAAGCCACACGTACATTGTACTCCTGGTTTGGGTGGTAAAACTCCGCCAAGCCCCAATCAATCAAACGAAGCTTTAAAATTCAACAAATCaacaaatcaaaattaaaaggtCAATGAggtaattttattcagcaaggatttacctttttactgaaaatattaagcagcgtgactgtttttaacattgataagaaaACGTTTACTTGAGCATCAAATAcacatactagaatgatttctgaaggatcatgtgacactaaagactggagtaatggctacagaacattcagctttaccatcacagaaatGACCAGAACGCTCAATGTAGGGTAAACTCTTAACTTGGCCAATACCTTTCTGTGCTCATGGTCGATCATGACATTGTGTGGCTTTACGTCTCTGTGCATTATTCCCATACTGTGGCAGTAGTCGAGAGCCTGGGGATAGAAAAGCGGAGATAAGAATTAGATCCTACATAAATTTGAGCAGAGCACTTTGGCACCGTTCAAACTTTCAAACCTAAACTATGGGCAAAACTGAAACCATGACCGACTGTTAATGGATGGCTTTGTTCCATGATATCACTTCATAAATGAcccacttttaattatttttatttatatttttagtgatcATCTTACCTTAAGAATTTCATACATGTAGAAGCGGATGTCATAGTCTGATAAAGTTTGATACAGTTGCTGTgaagaaaaaatgtatttactacaacatcaaattaaacaaatcatCTATGGAggggtgtcaaaaaaaaaaaaaatctctaaccTTGAAGTCTGTGTtgttaacatgctcaaaaaccaGTGCTGGTGTTCGGGACTGTACATTGAAAATAAAGCAGAATGGGTTTTAAACCTGATGGCACACAAACAAACtggcacatacatatatatatatatatatatatatatatactttgccAATGCATCACGGTTCCAAGACAATAAACTAAACCTGCAAgtcattaataaaaagaaaactttgtCTTGAAGATAGGAAACCAATAGAAAGTAAACTCCCCAATATTATATCATAAACATACCACAGGATCCTTTATGATGTCTAAAAGCGTTATTATGTTGGGGCCTCCTCTCAAGTTCTCCAGAATTTTTATTTCTCgtttaattttcttctttttcactggctaaaaacaaacaaacaaacaaactgacaTATCTCCGATCAAATCATCTATACAAGTGTGAATGCAAACATCCAAATATACCTTGAGTATTTTGACGACTACTTTCTCATTGTTAGTGATGTTTATGGCTTCAAACACTTCACTGTATTTTCCCCGACCAAGCTTTCGCACTAACTGATAGTCATCCTGATTTCTGCAGAGTAGAAACAATGTGAGTTTAACACACTGAACGTGTCAAATATAGCATTAAGTAAAAAGCAGCACATTTGATCCAAGCCCCTGAAAGAGAGCAACAAAAAAACTATCCACAGGGATAATGCTGCATAATTATAGGTCAAATTGGCTATTTATAGTCTATGGCATTTAAAGGTGCTGAAAATTCAAGAGTACGCACCCCCAGTCCACCACATGGGATTCATAGTCCCAGTACTCTCTGGGTCGCTGTGTGTTTACATCAGGGTAAACTCGAGAGCGACTTGGGACAGGGCCAGACATATTCTACACAAGGTATTCCCTGAAACACCTGGAAAGACAACAAAATATTGCACTGAAAGATTACAGGATGaccaaaaatatgttttacaaatTTAACAGTCGAAtagaacagtaaataaaaattatgaattttatGATCTAGAATGGGGTTTTCAAAATgggttaaaataaaaattaattgtaaaaaaaaaagtttaaggggATCCCTAGAAATATTTAGGGGGGGAAAgcgaaatatattttatatttaaaataaattttaagttaaataatAAGAGAACGAATAagcaaataaattaacaaataaaaacatctaaaagTACAGTCCTATAATGAATTAAGAAAAATTAACCTGAtagaaaccaattttttttttttcaatcaatactgacattacttttaacagtataaaaaatatatattttttattttttttaaataaagaaaccatATAAATGCCTTTGAAATTTTAGGATGGTCTACATTAATTTCATAAAgactcatatatatatacttgtacaGGTTATTACCTTGGAGGGTTCCTCCGAGCAGCAGATGAAAGGTGGAGCTGATGAAGGCAGATGTGATGACTTTATGGTGGAGCATAGgctacaatataaataaataggccTGTTAAGACATCTGATAAATCAAGCAAACTCGGAGTAAACCACtttaatttgcaatgtaatatattTCCAGAAGCGCCACACGAACACCACACCTGATTGTAATATGAATGAAAGAGGACATCCAGAAGCTTATTCAGGAGACACAGCAATCCTAGAAGTCATTCCTCATGGCCCTCCAGATGCTGGAAAACACAAAGATGTTGTAAACTTTAGACACAGCTGTGCAACATCAGCCTGGGTATCAAAGTACAGATTCAAGGACCAACGTCCATTAATAAGCAACCAGGTCTCTGTACTGCCATATAGTCAATAGACTAACAAATTACTGTTCGTGACAAGCCTTTTGATCTTACTGAATTAATTCCTAATTATTAGAACTACATAAATGATTTAAATTCAAGCGGGGGTGGGAGAAAAACACACCACAAACACATAAAAGCCTAACTAGGGATGATATTTAAGTACCGCCAAGATAACGAGGAACACAAAAACATTTTCCTTTAAATCAATATCTTGTTTTGAGCCACAGGCCTTATGCTACAGCCAAAAGAAACCGGGCAAGCTCAGTGGATAGTTTATTTGCATTCCCAACTTTATCTACATATAATCCACATTATAAATTAATTGCAAACGAGTCTTATAAGCAATATAATAACAGGATTTCTCAGAATCTTATTATTAGCTTCCAAAACAGCTGTTAGCCAGCTAAGTTAACCGCTAAATAGTATAGCGTTTGCCACGCCTAAGTCATTTCTAAAACATTTTCCGACGCATTTAGCTAATTTACCCtctaaattatttattacattgttAAGCACATTATATAAGCATAATTTATTTACTATATGAACACAGGGCTAAATATCTTAATGTTTTATCGCAGAAACGTTGCTAGCCGAACGTGGCGCGACACGCAACAACAAAGCTAACGTCGCTAGCTACATTCGCACAAAAGATTAAACAAATTTatacaagaaaacaaaaaaacaattcataTTCATGAGAATTATTAAACATACACAAAgttaatatttgtgtttaatCGGACATGAAATCAAATAGTCCATTTATGTCTGTTTTTATAAAGAATACACGACGGGTTTAGTGGTTAGCAAATAGCACTGGCACGCTCTAACTGTGTCGCCAGCAAATAACACTATGTATTCACATAAGCATGTATTAGTAGCGTAGTGCATTACGTGTGTCCTTATCTGaaggaaatattttaaaagtcCAAAAATACAAGTATCAGTAGGTCGTAAATGCACACTGCATTACCTCTCGGCGTCTCCTGGCAGACAATATGGCGGATGCTGCATTGAAGAAAGGCTGCGTATCAATACCTAAAACGGGCTgctcgaaagaaaaaaaaacgctcGGAACGCGCATGTGATGTCTACGATGCTTTCTACGTAGGGAGCTCACTAGGTTTTTAGACACGGTCAGAAAGAGAGaacgcacagacacacagacagaccggTTTCTATAATATGTTGCATATACATGGTGTACACTCTGGGAAAACCTGTTGCCATTACAAAACAGATGGAGCTAAATAGGAATGTTCTTAAGGAGAGACGCTGTACTAGAATAACTGTCAGATTTAATGAAAATCTAAACTGATGCAAGGGTTAGAATAATACACCCATTATTCCTCTAATAGAGATTTTATGATTACTTGTTACCATAAAAACAGTAACAATTCTATTTTATAAAATGCATACATCAATAACAACTCAACGACTGGCACACACTCGTGAGAAACACCAGgtctttattaaatttttaagtaATCCAGATTTCAGATTGAACATCTGTTCCAATTTCATAAAAGAGCAATATGTACATCAATtaacttttgtttgtttggcaTTAAAAATTATGAATAATGCAATAATGCCAATCACTTTAGATATGAATAGGTAACAATAGATCATTATGTATCACGGTTTAATAAAACGTGTAATACAATAATATGTTAATGTCAAAAATAGGCCACGTTAGATATGATCTGGAAACCAGTGGGTCAGTGAACCTTACTATGTAGCAATAGTGTATAGTTAAAGATACCACCCATGCTTTTTAAATACTGACACTATATCATCCAGTGTCAAGGGTAATGACTTCAGCTCTGTTGGTCAATTCAAAAATCAGAAACTCAAAACAAAAATCAAGAACATTCTCGTGGATGAAGTCTTGTTCTTCAGGACCAAAAATGAATGAGGTCAGGATAAACTTGAGACGTGGTGTGTAGTCTTGCACCATCCTTCATCACAAAAGCAGGGCTAGTGATGAtacctacagtaaatatattccTGAAAATGTTAcctttgattatttaaaaaaaaaattagctgatCGCATCGGTTACTAGAGACAATTCATCAGAACATTCCAGATTTGTAAATGTAGACACTCAACAGTAATAAAAGTGACTATACAGCACGTGAGAGAGGAGACCTTTTATATGGGAGCAACATTGAGCTGCTTAATTCACACCCTTTTATTCACTGTAAGTGTCAAAACCTGAAATGCAAACTTGATACACTtgggcccggtttcacagacagggcttagactaagccaggataaGACCATAGATCCATTAGgacatttatgtaatttttataaacatgcttataaaaaaaacattaccgatgtgcatcttaaaactaaaaaggcactgatatatttttaagatcagtcagtgcaagtttatttcagtggaaacagctcagacttacattttagtctaggactagtcttaagccctgtctgtgaaaccaggggtcaATCTCCTATCTTAAAGTTCAGCTCTAAATTGGAGTGAGCTTAGCTTTAAAATATGTCCGTTCTCCAGCCATTGTTTTTGTATATAAACATGAGAGGCCAAGTGAATAGAATAATTGACAATTGTAAGCAAATGTAACCTTATTCCATGAAACAATTTTTCTCTTAATCTCCTCAGTCGCAATTATGCAGATACTCTATTAGATATTTCCTTCACTAGCTTTTGCTCTGGATTTCAAAGGCAGAGAAATATGTCAGTATCCCAGATCCAAGGTCATATGCATTTCATATTTGCAGATTAATGATGCATGTGAGATCACTTCAGTACCTGACACAGAttcattaccttttttttcttccttcatTGGTGTCTATATGAACACTAGTTAGGCAGAGATTATGTGATTCCATTTCATTTCCTACTATATGGACAAGACTAAATATTTTAAGCCTCTTTTTGAAAAGTTTCTTCTGAAATTCCACAGTTAATAAGTGTCCAGAGTACAAAAATGTCCATGAGAAAAAGCCACGCATGAGCACGGAGTgcaaacagcaaaaaaataaataaaataaaaccccgGCAAGTCCAAAAAGATTTTTCATGTGAAAGTTATAGTGTGATGACTCCCTCTTGTGGCTGCAAATTAGAACAGAACTACTGATCTGCAATTGTGCTCACTCATGGATTTCTCTCGGTTTACGATTGCAATTCAGTGGTACAGAAGTGTATCAGATTAGCTGGATTTCTTTTTTATGAGTTTCAACAAGATTTCGAAGCAGCTAAAACAACCAAAAACCTGGAAGTCAGGTGAAAGTGTGCCATGTTATCCATCCAGATGCCCACAGTTCTATTAATAAGCAGCCAGTGGTGCAAAAAAACTTGAATCCCTAGAGTAGATTCATGATACCATGTAGAAAAAAAGAGAGCGCTAGGTTAGACCACTCACATGCATCTTCAGAAAAGTACAGCGACATGCATTCTGAAACTTCAAAATTACAAAAGAGAAAGAACAGGGTAGTCAAGCAGTTTCATACGAAAGCATGAGTAAAACAACAGTGATTGAGTTCTATGAGCAGGTGGCTGGTGGCCATGATCATCTTTGGACTGGGTGCTGCTGGTaaagtgtgcatgagtgtgtgcatCGGGCGTATGTTTGTGTTCATTTGTAAACACTGTGAGGATGGGGGTTTGTGTGTAAAGACAAAATTCAAGAGGCTTGTCTTTCACAGCCCTGAGCTGGTGAAGACCCTGTGTGCAGGGGTCTGACATATACACAAAAGGGGGTTGAATTCCCCTCCTGAATTGTAGCAAGAGTTCAAATGCACTAGATTGGTAATTTAAATCCGGTTTAGTCCATGAGTGATTGGTTCCTTCAGTGGCAGGCTGGTAAGACCAGATCACATGAGGCAGCACTTGCTTTTGTGGTTGTGTGGGTCTTTGAAACGCAGTCTCTGTTTGGGGCGGTACTTCTCCAGGTATGTCAGCTGCTTGCTGTTGATGGCGCCCCGGCGTTTCCTGTGtggaaaaaaatttttatttctatttttttagaaatatgcacacaaaatatttgtatttaaattaatggtttaaattaaatttttgttgaatacataaatgtaaagcaCTATGAGAGctacataaaattattaatatccattttaaacaaacaaaactgaatatataatatataaatgtttttagtcatatatacaaaatatttgttttaatggcttaaattaaaatataagtttgTTTGTACATACGTTAATTGTTAATTTAAGCagtattacaattattaatgtaagcattttattttttgcaaaattgTTTTCTGTAATTCATTAGCGCTATTGTGTGCTATTGTTATATTTCATAGTGGCATCAGTGCAAACTGTATTCATCATTTATTGACTGcataatttactctaatttgtTTTTGCTGTATAATTAGCTGTAATGCATAAATGCTGCACAATCTGTCATGTATCAGTGCTGCATCATTTACTGTGCTTGTACTGAATCGCTCACTGTATTGACTGGGTGTTGTATCGCTCTGCTGCAAGGTGTTGGTAATGTATTGTTAGATTTTATGTATACTTACTGTCTGATCAACTGAATGGCGTCCTCATATTTCATTCCGCTCTCTATAAGTGCCAGAGCCACCAGCACTGGAgccctgcagcacacacacacacacacacacacacacaaagggttTAATACCAGGAAACATCACCTCTAACAGCTTTTGTGTGAGCACAGCCCACAGAAACAATAGGCTTTCCAGCAATAGTGAACCATTCAGCCCTTCTCAGCTAGGTTACCACCTAACGCATGTGAGAACAGGtctgcagttatatatatatatatatatatatatatatatatatatatatatatatatatatatttacatttacattttttcatttagcagacgcttttatccaaagcgacttacagatgaggacagttgaagcaatcaaaaacaacaaaaagagcaatgatatataagtgctataacaagtctcagttaggttaacacagtacacgtagcatgggattttaaaagggttagttcacccagatagcaaaattatgtaattaataacttaccctcatgttgtttcaaacccgtaagacctccgtttatctttggaacacagtttaagatattttagatttagtccgagagctctcagtccctccattgaagctgtgtgtacggtatactgtccatgtccagaaaggtaagaaaaacatcatcaaagtagtccagcttcaatggagggactgagagctctcggactaaatctaaaatatcttaaactgtgttccaaagataaacggaggtcttatgggtttgaaacaacatgagggtaagttattaattacataattttgctatctgggtgaactaaccctttaaataatataataaataaaaagaaaaccgatagaataaaaaaaagaatagagcaagctagtgttagaggtctttatacacacacacacacacacacacacacacacaattgcataatacatgaaaagaaaatagaatacaaaaagattagaaaggtagttagattttttttatataaatatatacagtatatatatattttttttccctctctacaGCTTACCTCATAGTCTGTTCCCCACAAAAAGCTACTATATGGCTTCAAGACAAAATAGACCCTGACAGCCCAAATACCAATTCATATTCAAAAAGAAGAgttgataaaacaataaaaaaaattttgtgaGGATTGTCCACccttaaaatatgattaaaaaccatgctgtgtattgtaaataacaatCGTTTATACTTTAAACTTTTTAAGTAGTAAAACATACAAACGGGGCAAAAATCTGTTTtaggtttaaaaatattttcaatctctccctcccttgcctcacagtgctttgatCCAAATGCCTACTTTCCTCCTTTGCATCACGTCAGTGTTGCCAATTGggttactttaacactgttgccgtgtgttgaagtgaccccaataatgtgatatttagcccccaGAATGTGAATTTTACCAGAGGAACCCGCCGAGAAACATGTATTTTATCCCCTGGAACGAGACTCgactgggctagttttgagtagcaatttggtgggttttgttgtgaaaacctggcaaccctgcatcACCTACaccagggctattcaaatcttgccctggagggccagtgcactgcagagtttagctccaaccctaatcaaacacacctgagcctgttaatcaatgtctttgggatcattagaaaatcacaggtaggtgggtttgatcagggctaaactctgcagtgcactggccctccagggcaagatttgaatagccctgaCCTACACACACAAGTCTGTTGAGCAAATACAATAGTTGTGCAACTGTTAAGTTGTGTTCCTCTTTCCTGGCATTCTCCTGTGTTCACACAGGGTCCGCAGCTCGACTCTGTCTGCTCCATTTGGCTCAGTATGTGAAGTCCTCCAGGGCTAGGTCCACCGCTCTCATATCCTCCTTGCGGAGTCCATCCACCTTTTCTTGGGTCTTCCTCGCAGCCGGCGGCCACCAGGGTCAAAGCGGAGCACTGTTCTTGCCACGGAGTCCTTGTCACTATTCATGGACCGGCTGTACCATCTCAGGCAGGCTTCCCTTATCTTCTCAATTATTGCAGAGACACATTGGGAGACACTGTCTCCCTTCTACACTTATAGTAGTAAGGCTTTCCCCTGTGCATACATATCCTTACAAGTACAATTTTATCTGTAGTATTTGTGTCCTCTTCAAAAATAGCACTtgagaaattttatgtttattttctatttttacggTTTGCGCTCAGGGTCCTAACAGCTTTGAAGTCTCCAGAGTGTGCCCCTTTCTTATGCGTAACAACACAAACTTATCCTACTAAAGCAAACATTGGCTCCCTGTCAAAAACTGCTGAGGGCTCCCACAGGAGCTGCAACCTACGTCAGAGAGGCTTGGTGCTTAACTTGTCGGCAGAAGCGGTCAGGGGTCAAAGTGGGAGGAGGGCAGGCAGGGTAAACCGGACTGTCATTAGCCTACAGTTCCCGCAGAACCGCCAAATTTGACCGTCTGGCTCAACAATTCTAGCGCCACAGCTTAATTAAAGTCTGTGTGTTTTGATAGCAGGCCAGAAAAGAGGGCAACACCGGGACTACACTAGGATCCCTCACTGAAAAGAGATATGAAGGAGCAATTAAGAGAGCTGCTTATCATTCGCTTCCTGTTTCGTCTTCGGACGTCAACCTTTTGTGCTTCGAATAATAAACTTGGATTAATATTGTGTGTCCGTTTGGACGGTTGGTTTTGGCACACAGCAGTCAGGCAGAATGGGTTTGACCTGCAGAGAACTGTGGCCAAGACTGAGAGGCCTGTCGCTGA
This genomic window contains:
- the LOC132158585 gene encoding casein kinase II subunit alpha-like, producing the protein MSGPVPSRSRVYPDVNTQRPREYWDYESHVVDWGNQDDYQLVRKLGRGKYSEVFEAINITNNEKVVVKILKPVKKKKIKREIKILENLRGGPNIITLLDIIKDPVSRTPALVFEHVNNTDFKQLYQTLSDYDIRFYMYEILKALDYCHSMGIMHRDVKPHNVMIDHEHRKLRLIDWGLAEFYHPNQEYNVRVASRYFKGPELLVDYQMYDYSLDMWSLGCMLASMIFRKEPFFHGHDNYDQLVRIAKVLGTEDLYDYIDKYNIELDPRFNDILGRHSRKRWERFVHSENQHLVSTEALDFLDKLLRYDHQARLTAREAMDHPYFYPIVKDQGRGAPAAGMAASSTPVSSSSSMAGITSMTPSTQPNIANISAGSPVIPAPNTMATQVPTAAGAQP